Part of the Chitinophaga parva genome is shown below.
TTTCCAGCGTAATATTTCATTTATAAAACTTACGAAATACCGTAAATTTATGCCGGATTGGGCCGCCTTGTCAAAACTATACCAAACTTGCGCCCGCATTCCGTCCATACCAGCAGCACCTCCTAAATTTGTAAGGCATGAAAAACAAGGACACCCTATCAACGACCGACAGCATGCGCGCGCATTGGGAACAAAAGGAAAAAGAGCAGTCCCTGCAACTGGCCTTTTGCGGGGCCCTGGCAGTGGTGCGCCATCGCAAAGAGCTGGTAACTGTCCTGCAGAAGCGGCTTCCGGCGCATGATGCCATGGTGCTCACCGTTTACAACGAAGCCGCTGGTACGTACCACAACCTGCTGGAGAATGAAATGTCTGTTGCCGCTGCTCCCTGGTATGTACAGCTTTACAAAGAAGCTGCTGTCAGTCGTGTTACACCGTCCTCATTGGAAATGCCGGTGCCGGCTGCTTTCCTGCATTACCCTAATATTGCCGCTTTACCATTACCGGGTATGGGTATTTTTTTCCTGCTGCGCAAAGGGGCTCAACCCCTGGAAATGCCCGAGCAGCGACTATTACAGGCTATTGCGCCGCAGCTTAGCATCACCGTGACCAACATCCTGGCCATCGCGGAAATTGCCCGTTATAAACAACAGGTCCTGGAAGAAACGCTGTACCTGCAGGAGGAACGCAACCTGGGCCACCAGTTCACGGAGCTGGTAGGCAACAGCATGGCCATGCAGCGCGTGTTCCACATGGTATCGCAGGTAGGGCCTACAGATACGGGCGTGCTGCTCCTGGGCGAAACCGGTACGGGCAAAGAGTTGATCGCACGTGCTATCCACCGGGCATCTCCCCGGGGCGACCGGCTCATGATCAAGGTGAACTGTGCTGCCCTGCCTGCGGCGCTGATAGAAAGTGAATTGTTTGGTCATGAAAAGGGCGCCTTTACCGGTGCGTTGGAAAAACGCATTGGCAAGTTTGAGATGGCCAATAACAGCACATTATTCCTCGATGAGATCGGGGAGCTGCCACTGGAGCTGCAAGTAAAGCTGCTACGGGCATTGCAGGAGAAGGAGATTGAACGCATTGGCGGTAAAGGCACCATGAAAGTGAATGTGCGCATCATTGCCGCCACCAATCGTAATCTGCTGCGCGAAGTAGAAGCAGGGCGTTTCCGCAGCGACCTGTATTACCGCCTTAATATTTTCCCCATCACCTTACCACCCCTGCGCGACAGGCGGGAAGATATCCCCGACCTGGCCATGCATTTTGTGCGGCGCGTGGCCCGCAGTGCAGGCAAGCCCATTCTGCACATGGCGCCCAAAGCGATGGAGGAGTTGCAGGCCTATCACTGGCCCGGCAATGTGCGGGAGCTCGAACATACCATAGAACGCAGTGTGCTGCTGGCTTCCGGCGATACGGTGAAAAAGCTGTTCCTGCCCAGGGGCCCACAGCGTACGGTGGTGGTTACAGAAGAACTGGTGGTAAAGCCCCTGCACGTAATGGAAAAGGAATACATTCTGCAAGTGGTGAAGCAGTGTAACGGCCGTATATCCGGCCCCAAAGGCGCCGCCGTGAAACTGCGCCTGCCGGCTACTACGTTGATCTCCCGCATGCAAAAACTCGGTATTCGTAAAGAACATTTTGTAACCACTGCCTGATCAGGCGTAGCCTTGTTTTATACCCAGTTTCTTCATTTTTGAATACAGCGTAGTGGCCGGAATGTGCAATGCCTCCGCGGCGCCGCCCGGCCCAAACACTTTGCCATGGCAGGTTTTCAGTGCGTGCAGGATGTGCTGGCGCTCTACTTCTTCGAGCGTTTGCAGGCGGCCTGCCGCGGGAGTGCCGGCAGTGTGCAGCTCCGGCAGTTCTACCTGCGTAAGCATAGTGCCTTCCGTCATCAGTACTTGTCTTTCTATTACATGCTCCAGTTCCCGCACATTGCCGGGCCAGTTGTATTGCCGTAGCTGTTGTAGTACCGGCTCCGTAATGGTGTTCACTTTTTTGCGGGCCTGGTGGGCGTACCGGCGCAGGAAATGCATAGCCAGTGCTGCAATGTCTTCCCGGCGTTCCCGCAAAGGGGGTAGCGGCAGGGGAAATACATTCAGGCGGTAATACAGGTCCAGCCTGAATTTGCCATTGGCCACCTCTTTCTCCAGGTCGCGGTTAGTGGCGGCTATAATGCGTACCTGGATCTGTATGGGCGATTCGCTTCCCAGCCTTTCAATTTCTTTTTCCTGGAGCACCCGCAGGATCTTGGCTTGCGCTTCCAATGAAAGTTCGCCGATCTCGTCCAGGAAAATAGTGCCGTTGTCCGCCTGCTCAAACTTGCCGACACGGCGTTGCTGCGCGCCGGTGAATGCGCCTTTCTCATAGCCGAACAGCTCACTTTCAATCAGCGCAGCGGGCAACGCGGCGCAATTCACCGTAACCATGGGCTTTTGATGGTGGGCGGATAACTGGTGGATGGCCTGCGCCACTTTCTCTTTGCCGGTGCCGCTTTCGCCGGTAATGAGCACGGAGGTTGCTGTAGGCGCTACCAGCGCTATTTTTTCCATTACCCTGGCCAGCGCCGGGCTTTCACCAATAAGGCCCAGCATGGATCGTATGTCTTCCACGGGTGCCGGCGTGGTTGCTGCCGGAGCCAGGTTACTGGCTTCCACTTTCACGCGGTAACGGGCTATGTCCAGCATCACCAGCAGGTCGCGCTCCCGGAATGGTTTTATCAGGAAGCCGTAAGGGGTGGTTATCTTCACGGCTTCCAGGGTTACGGCGTCTGTGTTGGCAGAGATATAAAGAAAAGGAATGCCTGCTTCATTGAGCTCCTGCGCCAGCACGGTGCCGGCCAGCGGGCCTTTGAGGATAATATCCAGCAGCACCCAGTCTGGTCTTTCCAGTGCCAGCAGGGTGCGGGCCTGCGCCACGGAAGAAGCCACGCCCAGCACCCGGTAACCCGCTTTTTGCAGGATAATGCGCAGGTCATTAGCCACGATAAATTCATCTTCTACAATCAGTATTTTTTCTGGTATTACTGGCATGTCACGCGCGTGTTTGTGTATCCTCAACTGTTTGTATCTCTTCGCGTTTGCTAAAAGTGATATGGATGGAAAGCCCGTCCCTGGCCACTATGGTAAGGGCGCCATCCACCTGCTCTGCCAGTCCCCGCATGAGAGACATACCCAGTGACTGGCTTTCATACACATTAAAATTGGCCGGCAGGCCTACTCCATTATCTGTAATGCTTAGCTGGAAACGCCCATCGTGCAAGGGTTGCAGGCTTATGTTGATCAGTCCCCTGCGTTTGTCCGGGAATGCATATTTGATCGCGTTGCTGATGGCTTCATTCAGGATAAGGCCCAGGGGCACGGCCTGCGCTACATCCAGTTGCAATGGTGCAGTGTCTATGACAAACCGGATCTGCTGGCCGGTATCAAACGATGCCTGCATGTACCCTGCCAGCTCGCAGATGTACCATTGCATGTCTATACTAGCCAGGTTGTCCGACTGGTACAGCTTCTGGTGGATGAGGGACATGGCATACATGCGGTGCTGGCTGTTGCGGATGGCGCTCAGTGCATCTTCATTATTGAGATAGGCAG
Proteins encoded:
- a CDS encoding sigma-54 interaction domain-containing protein, translated to MKNKDTLSTTDSMRAHWEQKEKEQSLQLAFCGALAVVRHRKELVTVLQKRLPAHDAMVLTVYNEAAGTYHNLLENEMSVAAAPWYVQLYKEAAVSRVTPSSLEMPVPAAFLHYPNIAALPLPGMGIFFLLRKGAQPLEMPEQRLLQAIAPQLSITVTNILAIAEIARYKQQVLEETLYLQEERNLGHQFTELVGNSMAMQRVFHMVSQVGPTDTGVLLLGETGTGKELIARAIHRASPRGDRLMIKVNCAALPAALIESELFGHEKGAFTGALEKRIGKFEMANNSTLFLDEIGELPLELQVKLLRALQEKEIERIGGKGTMKVNVRIIAATNRNLLREVEAGRFRSDLYYRLNIFPITLPPLRDRREDIPDLAMHFVRRVARSAGKPILHMAPKAMEELQAYHWPGNVRELEHTIERSVLLASGDTVKKLFLPRGPQRTVVVTEELVVKPLHVMEKEYILQVVKQCNGRISGPKGAAVKLRLPATTLISRMQKLGIRKEHFVTTA
- a CDS encoding sigma-54-dependent transcriptional regulator, with translation MPVIPEKILIVEDEFIVANDLRIILQKAGYRVLGVASSVAQARTLLALERPDWVLLDIILKGPLAGTVLAQELNEAGIPFLYISANTDAVTLEAVKITTPYGFLIKPFRERDLLVMLDIARYRVKVEASNLAPAATTPAPVEDIRSMLGLIGESPALARVMEKIALVAPTATSVLITGESGTGKEKVAQAIHQLSAHHQKPMVTVNCAALPAALIESELFGYEKGAFTGAQQRRVGKFEQADNGTIFLDEIGELSLEAQAKILRVLQEKEIERLGSESPIQIQVRIIAATNRDLEKEVANGKFRLDLYYRLNVFPLPLPPLRERREDIAALAMHFLRRYAHQARKKVNTITEPVLQQLRQYNWPGNVRELEHVIERQVLMTEGTMLTQVELPELHTAGTPAAGRLQTLEEVERQHILHALKTCHGKVFGPGGAAEALHIPATTLYSKMKKLGIKQGYA